One part of the Flavobacteriales bacterium genome encodes these proteins:
- a CDS encoding M1 family metallopeptidase translates to MKTIVSVGLLCIGAVAMQAQNINNSRFKQLGQELPTPNVYRAASGAPGHEYWQQKADYVIKAELDDQQQRITGSETITYFNNSPDPLTYLWLQLDQNVRSKNSMSYAMRTGSLPDNITFEQAERFMESDFDGGFKITAVKDKNGKDLPYTINNTMMRVDLPATLAPKGTFTLQVSWWYNIQDNDKMGGRSGYEYFKEDDNYLYEIAQWFPRMAVYNDINGWQHKQFLGRGEFTLPFGDYKVSLTVPADHMVGSTGVLQNAGQVLTSDQQKRLKTAETANQPVLIVTPEEARANEKSRSTGKKTWVFHAEKVRDFAWVSSRKFIWDAQGVKVGNKKVMAMSYYPNEGNPLWEMYSTKAVIHTLNVYSRYTIDYPYPVAISVNGPVGGMEYPMICFNGPRPEKDGTYSQRSKYGLISVVIHEVGHNFFPMIINSDERQWTWMDEGLNSFVQFLAESEWEDNYPLRRGPANQIVYYMKGAKNTMMPIMTNSESIKQFGNNGYSKPATALNILRETVMGHELFDYAFKEYARRWAFKHPDPADFFRTMEDASGTDLDWFWRGWFYTTDNVDISIDNIKWYRIDTQNPEVEKTAQRKEREEGPKNITVIRNQDLDKLSDKDSSVIDFYTKYDPLEVQPWDIDQYNHYMESLNDKEKGLLQSGKHFYELELTNVGGLVMPVILELEYEDGTKEVRRFPAEIWAMDNDHITKVVQTDKEVVQFTLDPFLETADTDVSNNYFPRQFMPSRFQLYKQRERNRGENPMQQKRNYEQKKQGTNN, encoded by the coding sequence ATGAAAACCATCGTTTCCGTTGGCCTGCTTTGTATTGGTGCCGTAGCCATGCAAGCACAAAACATCAACAATTCCAGATTCAAACAACTCGGACAGGAACTACCCACACCCAATGTCTATCGCGCCGCCTCAGGTGCTCCCGGACATGAATACTGGCAACAAAAGGCCGATTATGTGATCAAGGCGGAGCTTGATGACCAACAACAACGGATCACCGGATCGGAGACCATCACTTACTTCAACAACTCACCGGACCCCCTCACTTATCTATGGCTTCAGCTTGATCAGAACGTGAGGTCCAAGAATTCCATGTCGTATGCCATGCGCACAGGTTCCCTGCCGGACAACATCACATTTGAACAGGCAGAACGGTTTATGGAAAGTGATTTCGACGGCGGCTTCAAGATCACTGCCGTAAAAGACAAAAACGGCAAGGATTTACCTTACACCATCAACAACACAATGATGAGGGTAGACCTACCTGCAACCCTTGCCCCCAAAGGTACCTTTACCCTGCAGGTAAGCTGGTGGTATAACATCCAGGATAATGACAAGATGGGCGGAAGAAGCGGTTATGAGTATTTCAAGGAAGATGACAACTACCTTTATGAGATTGCCCAATGGTTTCCGAGAATGGCAGTATACAATGACATTAATGGATGGCAGCACAAGCAATTCCTCGGCCGTGGTGAATTTACTCTTCCATTCGGCGACTACAAGGTAAGCCTTACCGTACCTGCGGACCATATGGTCGGTTCTACCGGTGTGCTTCAGAACGCCGGACAGGTGTTAACCTCTGATCAACAAAAACGCCTGAAGACAGCCGAAACAGCAAATCAACCCGTGCTGATCGTAACACCTGAAGAAGCCAGGGCCAATGAAAAGTCGAGATCTACCGGTAAAAAAACGTGGGTCTTTCATGCGGAAAAGGTCCGGGACTTCGCCTGGGTAAGCTCCAGAAAGTTTATCTGGGACGCCCAGGGCGTTAAAGTCGGCAATAAAAAAGTAATGGCGATGTCGTACTATCCCAATGAAGGCAATCCTCTTTGGGAAATGTACAGTACCAAAGCCGTGATCCATACGCTGAACGTTTACAGCAGGTATACCATCGACTACCCGTATCCGGTGGCTATCTCCGTAAATGGTCCGGTCGGTGGCATGGAATATCCCATGATCTGTTTCAACGGGCCTCGTCCGGAAAAGGACGGCACCTACTCACAACGCAGCAAATACGGACTGATCAGTGTGGTGATCCATGAAGTCGGGCATAATTTCTTTCCGATGATCATCAACTCCGATGAACGCCAGTGGACATGGATGGATGAAGGACTGAACAGTTTCGTACAATTCCTCGCCGAGTCCGAATGGGAAGATAACTACCCGTTGCGTCGGGGACCTGCCAATCAGATCGTTTATTACATGAAAGGGGCCAAAAACACCATGATGCCCATCATGACCAACTCCGAATCCATCAAGCAATTTGGAAACAATGGTTATTCAAAGCCGGCCACCGCTCTGAACATCTTGCGGGAAACCGTTATGGGTCATGAGCTGTTTGACTATGCCTTCAAAGAATATGCCCGTCGCTGGGCCTTCAAGCACCCCGATCCTGCAGACTTCTTCCGTACCATGGAAGACGCTTCAGGTACCGACCTGGACTGGTTCTGGAGGGGCTGGTTCTATACCACCGACAACGTGGATATCTCCATCGATAACATCAAATGGTACCGGATCGATACCCAAAACCCGGAAGTGGAAAAGACTGCACAGAGAAAAGAAAGAGAAGAAGGCCCAAAGAACATCACCGTTATCCGGAATCAGGATCTGGACAAACTATCGGACAAAGACAGTTCGGTGATCGACTTCTACACCAAGTATGATCCGCTGGAAGTACAACCCTGGGATATCGATCAGTACAACCATTATATGGAAAGTCTGAACGACAAAGAAAAGGGCCTGCTTCAGTCTGGAAAGCATTTCTATGAGCTGGAACTGACCAACGTGGGCGGACTGGTCATGCCGGTGATATTGGAATTGGAATATGAGGACGGAACCAAAGAGGTACGCCGGTTCCCCGCCGAGATATGGGCCATGGACAATGACCATATCACCAAGGTGGTACAAACAGACAAAGAGGTGGTTCAGTTTACCCTGGACCCTTTCCTGGAAACAGCGGACACAGACGTATCAAACAATTACTTCCCCCGGCAGTTCATGCCTTCCCGCTTCCAGCTCTACAAGCAACGGGAGCGCAATCGCGGTGAGAATCCGATGCAGCAAAAACGGAACTACGAACAAAAGAAACAGGGGACGAATAATTAA
- a CDS encoding NADH:flavin oxidoreductase: MPHTPITFKKAGKTASNRLVLAPMTNVQSNVDGSLGEDEYQWLISRARAGFGTIITCAAHVTEDGQGWQGELGIFNDRLLPGLTRLSKGIRDAGSLAIVQLYHGGMRAPEDVTGKQPFSASAQAIKKRDGSEMLIREATTEDIQRVITAFGEAAQRAYKAGFDGVELHGAHGYLLSQFLSTVYNQREDAWGGSMEKRFRFILSCLSAVRRNVPESFIVGVRISPESRGFAEGIDLNESLALTHYLSHSGADYIHVSIWDAFKKADHDPEGPTIIEHFRDVIPKDVVMMVAGELRTKADLTRAMDEGADMLAIGKAAIGDTDWPEKVRSEDYVPAPPPYTEEHLKKQHLGPAFIEYMKRWPGFVSV, encoded by the coding sequence TTGCCACACACTCCCATCACATTTAAAAAAGCCGGTAAAACCGCATCCAACAGGTTGGTCCTGGCACCCATGACCAATGTGCAAAGCAATGTAGATGGCAGTCTGGGAGAAGACGAATACCAATGGCTGATCAGCAGGGCCAGGGCCGGATTCGGCACCATTATTACATGCGCGGCGCATGTGACAGAAGACGGACAGGGATGGCAGGGTGAGCTGGGCATTTTTAATGACCGTCTGCTTCCCGGGTTGACCCGCTTGTCAAAGGGTATCCGGGATGCCGGAAGCCTGGCGATCGTGCAACTTTACCACGGTGGTATGCGGGCACCGGAAGATGTGACCGGCAAGCAGCCCTTCAGTGCTTCGGCCCAGGCGATAAAGAAAAGGGATGGTTCGGAGATGCTGATCCGCGAAGCGACCACCGAAGACATACAACGGGTGATCACTGCATTTGGAGAAGCAGCACAGCGGGCTTACAAGGCGGGCTTCGATGGCGTTGAACTTCACGGCGCACATGGTTATTTGCTAAGTCAGTTTCTGAGCACCGTTTACAATCAAAGGGAGGATGCGTGGGGTGGCAGCATGGAAAAGCGGTTCCGGTTTATCCTGTCATGCCTCTCTGCCGTACGTCGCAACGTACCGGAAAGCTTCATCGTGGGTGTGCGCATCTCTCCCGAAAGTCGTGGTTTTGCAGAAGGCATCGACCTGAATGAAAGCCTGGCCCTCACCCACTATCTCTCGCACAGCGGGGCAGACTACATACATGTGTCCATCTGGGACGCGTTCAAGAAAGCCGACCATGATCCGGAAGGGCCAACCATTATAGAACATTTCAGGGATGTGATCCCCAAGGATGTGGTGATGATGGTGGCGGGCGAACTCCGAACGAAGGCTGACCTGACAAGGGCCATGGACGAAGGCGCTGATATGCTGGCCATCGGCAAGGCGGCCATCGGTGATACCGACTGGCCCGAAAAGGTCAGGTCAGAGGACTATGTTCCTGCTCCTCCCCCCTACACAGAAGAACACCTGAAAAAACAACACCTCGGCCCTGCCTTCATCGAATATATGAAGCGATGGCCGGGATTTGTATCGGTATAG